The region TAACCTGAAGTCTGATGAAGATCTGGAGTTGGAGTTTAAGTCTGAAGAGTTAAGAAAAGAACTTAAGGTACGTACCAACAATGgtggattattgtaatgttttcaGCTGCTACAGTATCTgcagtaaaatgtatttaatgatcacactttaataataacttatgaattattcatatataatacaatacaaatactaATGTCATACAGAATGATTCAATAGAGTAGCTGATATATTAAAGCCAAGTATGATAATCATCCCAACCAACCAGGTCATTTCCATATGACAGATGATTTCTTTACTggctatcatctatctatctatctatctatctatctatctatctatctatctatctatctatctatctatctatctatctatctatctatctatctgttaattAATGTTGTAACTTTTACTACAGATGGTTACAGCTACAGATCCAGTCAGATCTTTTGGGATTATATTTCGCTTCTTGTGTATTAAAATTATACGTCATGATCACTGACGATTTAAGACATAGAATATAGAATTTTTTATATGTTACACAAAGGACACTCAGTCTCAGATTTTAACTATCTTGAACTGAGTACTAACCATCACCTATATCACTCTCATCCACATGCCTCGTCATTATCTGTTCACACGTCCGAGCTCTGTTCACGCTCACTTTACTTGGGAAATTATTGATGATTAATGCAGTCACTTCTGTTATATTGACTAAATTTCTTTCCCATGTCATCTGTACAGAGTGTATGAATACTCCGAtgacaatattacaaaaatatcacAGAGCTTTTAAGGGTTGACTTCTGATTATAATTTCATTTGCTTAGGCTTATGTCCATTGTGTCCACTGACTTTGCAAATACTTGAACAAATCATGGCACTCATCAAGGGAGTTTaacacacttactgtaccaAGCAAAAACAGTCAGACTACCAGACATTAAGATTAAGATTTATTAAGATTGAATCATTTCTGTcatgtaaaatgtttatattttctgaAAATAGAGAATACAAAGTATAAGTaggtaaaaaaatcaaattagcTATATTTGTTTTCCCCTGATGTGTTTTTCCCAGGCCACCAGACATATAGTTAAATGTCACGTGACATGAAAACTACTGTAACCCATAATCTGAAACGTCCCCGTTGTTTTTTAGACGTTTTgtacaataaatacacagctTTTCATAGCATGCATGACGGTTGCATAACTGGGATTTTAATATGTAGTAAATCCACACGTGTAACTTCATCGTTCCAGGCGCAGTGTGCGCAAAGTTCAGCCATGTCGTGGTTCGGCTGGAGCGAGCCTCAGTACCGGAGCGCGCGGCGTGATCCGGTTGAGATAGTGACGGACACGCTGATGCTCGAACTCAGCTGGCAGATGAAAGAGACGGAGCGGCTGCAGCGCGAGCGCGATAACGAGTACCGGCGGCTGCGCACCGGTGTGGACTACAGCTGGCTGGTGAGCGCACCGCGCGTGTCCTACGACATCAGCCACGGAGAGAGACTTGCGCTCGAGGACCTGTGCAGCAAAATACATCCATCCTACTGCGGATCCGTGATCCTCCGGTAACCACAGACTAAATTTATCATTCATTTCTATATAATtctatacacatatattcaccAAATTATCTCAGACGCACAACATACGATTCCTGTAAAAATAAGACTTGTATTAAAACCATGGCATCATATGTTTTCACCATCTgagtaatatatatgtatgaattAATATACTAATGCATTTACTATCACCTAATGCCAATTATGAGTAAACAATAGTTTTATATAATGATCTATTATTAtagaattagattagattagattagaatttTCAGTTGTTCAGAAACAGATGATCATCAAAAAGGAGTGTGTGAAAAGTAGTCCATGTTTTCATACTGATATGTAAATAAGCTAGCAAGGTGATTTGGCCTTAAGGTACAAGGAtatttgtcatcatcatcatcatcatcatcatcatcatcatcatcatcatcaccttctctgtttcatgttttatgtGAATATTTATGTGTGGTTGGTTTTACTGATTATCCTAATCTTGTTTGAACAGCTTGTTGCCTAGACATGTGCTGTAGTCAGTGCTGATCTTTTCAGCTATATTCCAGAGGGTCTAATCTGTGATCAGTGCTAATCTTTTTGTGCTCACACACCTGGAGCTCTATAACAATCAGGATTGTTTGTATTCACCTTCATTGCCATTACAAGAATATAGATTGGGAAGTTAAAAAATTAATGTTGTATTactataaaattaaaatctaGGAAAATGGATTTATTTGTGGAAATGAGACATAATGGCTATGAATGCGAGAGCAGTATGTAGTTTGGTACGTACGGTTACCTTCAACAAttcataatttcataatttggcataaaagaaaatgaaaccaATCAAAGATGCTGAGATAAATtatgataaagataaagatgcTTTTATAAATTCAGAATCATaatttataaattcatttttttccactcacgCTCTCAGAAGAGGAAGATCTTTGTTCATGTCTAGGAGGCACATAAACACCAAATTAATGTAGGGATAAAACCTTCCATGGTGAGCTATTTTAAGGCTCTCTAAGAACATCTAGACCTCTTGATGGTAGAACGAGTGGCTTTACGGAACATTTacgtttacggcatttagcagacacacttatccagagcgacttatgtttcttttttatacaactgagcaattgagggttaagggccttgctcaggggcccagcagtggcagcctggtggatgaatcaaactcacaaccttctgattggtagtccagcaccttaaccattaaGCTACACATGACAGAACTGTTATAACCTTTGGCTTTAATGAGGttgaaagctttttttatatGCAAAGGCCAATTAGCTGTTGTTGGGCCTGGGATAGGTTGAATTTTGTAAATTCCATTGAGAAAATGGATCTGAAATATTCTGTAGAGATTCTATCTGAAAAAAgattctttaaaacatttaggCAACTCCCTTTCACCATTCACCATTCAGGTTGTAAATCACTGTATATTTCTAAGTCTAATAAATGAAACACTCAAATAATTAACATGGTTAATTGCTgtattaatgcagcaaaagacACAAACTATGTGACATCTATTCAGACTAGGAAAAAGAAATGTGATTCGTACATACAGTAGAAGACATTTCCCTGTTACATAACAAGCATAAATTTATACTTTAGCACAAACCCATCCTACACAAACACCCACCCTCCTGGAACAGCTAACCATCATACAATGAGTGTCAGCTTGTTTTGTTACTAAATCAGTATAGTCAATACACTGAAATACTGTTATATGGAATATTCTCTCCAGGTACATTGTTCCTCAGTGATATTTTTATagcactgtatattatatacggGCACCTAAGTGATCTTAAACCAGATTCTTTTTTCTTGGCAGGTTTCGTCAGGTTCTAACAGAGAACGAGCCAGAGGTGCAAGAGGTTTCCGGGCTTTTCCGTGCTGTTGTTCTTGAGACACTGGAGCGCATtcaggaggagaaggaggcaCAGCACTTGGCTCGGCAGTGGAATAACAAGCGCTCCATC is a window of Tachysurus vachellii isolate PV-2020 chromosome 3, HZAU_Pvac_v1, whole genome shotgun sequence DNA encoding:
- the rd3 gene encoding protein RD3 — encoded protein: MSWFGWSEPQYRSARRDPVEIVTDTLMLELSWQMKETERLQRERDNEYRRLRTGVDYSWLVSAPRVSYDISHGERLALEDLCSKIHPSYCGSVILRFRQVLTENEPEVQEVSGLFRAVVLETLERIQEEKEAQHLARQWNNKRSISLSMLTFKSRTRINPFGSSVALTSSSSGLEEVHTISQDVEKGLGHTAEKAQRVFSMPDFRHKGINGHV